The proteins below are encoded in one region of Triticum aestivum cultivar Chinese Spring chromosome 1B, IWGSC CS RefSeq v2.1, whole genome shotgun sequence:
- the LOC123122834 gene encoding microtubule-associated protein RP/EB family member 1C translates to MSVSNIGMMDGAYFVGRNEILAWINTTLQLSLAKVEEAASGAVACQLMDAAHPGAVPMHKVNFDAKNEYDMIQNYKVLQDVFNKLKITKHIEVNKLIKGRPLDNLEFMQWMKRYCDSVNGGFMTSYNASERRESSKGGKDTNRRTSGTSQAPAKSASATHKAQPPPHAAKRANGHASNAPQRCAKPPPAAAPAYDAQMTELKLLVDSAEKERDFYFSKLRDVEILCQSPEVEHLPIVKAIQKILYASEDDPSTVAEAQAEMVAQQNQMQQQPMLSPILEASEAPSITPKDSSEESLRQEAAAAHKRKSISDLEEFEMGSSSRMRLSDVSDVQLCGSPLMSFT, encoded by the exons ATGTCGGTCAGCAACATAGGCATGATGGACGGCGCCTACTTCGTGGGGCGGAACGAGATCCTCGCCTGGATCaacaccacgctgcagctcagcctCGCCAAGGTCGAGGAG GCGGCGTCGGGCGCGGTGGCGTGCCAGCTCATGGACGCGGCGCACCCCGGGGCGGTGCCCATGCACAAGGTCAACTTCGACGCCAAGAACGAGTACGACATGATCCAGAACTACAAGGTCCTGCAGGATGTGTTCAACAAGTTGAAGATCACTAAG CATATTGAAGTGAATAAGCTCATCAAAGGAAGACCTCTTGACAACTTAGAGTTCATGCAGTGGATGAAAAGATATTGTGATTCTGTCAATGGCGGATTCATGACCAG CTACAATGCTTCTGAGAGAAGAGAAAGTAGCAAGGGTGGGAAAGACACCAACAGAAGGACATCAGGGACTTCCCAGGCACCTGCCAAGTCTGCATCCGCCACCCACAAAGctcagcctccaccgcacgctgcTAAACGGGCCAATGGGCATGCTTCAAATGCTCCACAGCGGTGCGCAAAGCCACCTCCAGCTGCAGCGCCAGCTTACGATGCACAG ATGACCGAGCTGAAACTCCTTGTTGATAGCGCCGAGAAAGAGAGGGATTTCTATTTCTCCAAGCTGCGGGACGTCGAGATCTTGTGCCAGAGCCCAGAGGTTGAGCATTTACCG ATTGTTAAGGCCATCCAGAAGATACTCTACGCTTCGGAGGATGACCCCTCGACGGTGGCAGAAGCCCAGGCGGAGATGGTGGCGCAGCAGAACCAGATGCAGCAGCAGCCAATGCTGAGCCCGATCCTGGAGGCGTCTGAGGCCCCAAGCATCACCCCCAAGGATTCTTCCGAGGAGAGCTTGAGGCAGGAAGCAGCGGCAGCACACAAGAGGAAGAGCATCTCGGACCTGGAGGAGTTCGAGATGGGGTCGAGCTCCAGGATGAGGCTCTCAGACGTCTCGGATGTGCAGCTGTGCGGCTCACCGTTGATGAGCTTCACCTGA